One genomic window of bacterium includes the following:
- a CDS encoding endonuclease: MRITSLRPSLRPALLVFTALMVTGVVALADAPAGYYDTVDASNALNLRSTLHDVIDDHTKIPYTATSTDTWDVLEAADEDPNDSSRILDLYLNASYQKWGAGNVDYDREHTWPKSYGFPNDGTNVYPYTDCHQLFLCDGSRNGSRGNKPFGAVGASGTEYTTLVNDGVGGGSGVYPGWSNWADGTYWEVWADRRGDIARAMFYMDVRYEGGTNGNSGAVEPDLILTDNLTLIENSNTGSNETTAYMGLLSVLLQWHLADPVDAGEMLRNDIVYGFQGNRNPFVDHPDWAECLFGTGCGGGDVTPPAIPAGLVGAPGNGVAHLDWNDNGEGDLAGYSVYRSTVTGGPYSKQNVGLVGASQYDDNAVLNGSTYFYVVTATDLSGNESGFSTETSVTPAGSGTGGPVVWVNEFHYDNASTDVGEFFEIAGTAGTSLAGWSLIGYSGNGGLLYDTIPLSGVLPDQQNGYGTRSFLMPGLQNGAPDGFALVDDMGQVVQFLSYEGTFTAADGAASGLQSIDVGVTETSATPAGFSLQLVGSGSSYDDFTWSSAIAETPDQPNTGQTFIGVSAVGDVPGRGAVAISAAYPNPFNPATNIRWTLARPGHVRIAIFNVKGELVRTLLDESHAAGEFELRWNGLSDAGRMAPSGAYFCRIAGGGQVDTRPLLLLK; this comes from the coding sequence GTGCGCATCACTTCTCTCCGCCCGTCGCTTCGGCCGGCCCTGCTCGTCTTCACCGCGCTCATGGTGACGGGCGTCGTCGCCCTGGCGGACGCTCCGGCCGGCTACTACGACACGGTCGACGCCTCGAATGCCCTCAACCTGCGCTCGACCCTGCACGACGTCATCGACGACCACACGAAGATCCCCTACACCGCCACGAGCACCGACACCTGGGACGTGCTCGAGGCGGCCGACGAGGATCCCAACGACTCGAGCCGGATCCTCGACCTGTACCTGAACGCGAGCTACCAGAAGTGGGGCGCGGGCAACGTCGACTACGACCGTGAGCACACCTGGCCCAAGAGCTACGGCTTTCCCAACGACGGAACCAACGTCTATCCGTACACGGACTGCCACCAGCTCTTCCTCTGCGACGGCAGCCGCAACGGCTCGCGCGGCAACAAGCCCTTCGGCGCGGTCGGCGCCTCGGGCACCGAGTACACGACTCTCGTGAACGACGGCGTCGGCGGCGGTTCGGGCGTGTATCCGGGCTGGTCCAACTGGGCCGACGGCACCTACTGGGAGGTGTGGGCCGATCGCCGCGGCGACATCGCCCGCGCCATGTTCTACATGGACGTGCGCTACGAGGGCGGCACCAACGGCAACAGTGGCGCCGTGGAGCCCGACCTGATCCTGACCGACAACCTGACCCTCATCGAGAATTCGAACACCGGCAGCAACGAGACGACGGCCTACATGGGGCTGCTCTCGGTGCTCCTGCAGTGGCACCTCGCGGATCCCGTCGACGCGGGCGAGATGCTGCGCAACGACATCGTCTACGGCTTCCAGGGCAACCGGAACCCCTTCGTCGACCACCCCGATTGGGCCGAGTGCCTCTTCGGCACCGGTTGCGGCGGCGGCGACGTGACGCCTCCCGCGATCCCGGCCGGCCTGGTCGGCGCCCCCGGCAACGGCGTGGCCCACCTCGACTGGAACGACAACGGCGAGGGCGACCTGGCCGGCTACTCGGTCTACCGCTCCACCGTGACGGGCGGCCCCTACTCGAAGCAGAACGTCGGCCTGGTCGGCGCGAGCCAGTACGACGACAACGCCGTCCTGAACGGCAGCACCTACTTCTACGTGGTCACCGCCACCGACCTGTCGGGCAACGAGTCCGGCTTCTCGACGGAGACCTCGGTGACGCCGGCCGGCAGCGGCACCGGCGGCCCGGTCGTGTGGGTGAACGAGTTCCACTACGACAACGCCAGCACCGACGTGGGCGAGTTCTTCGAGATCGCCGGCACCGCGGGCACCAGCCTCGCCGGCTGGTCGCTGATCGGCTACAGCGGCAACGGCGGCCTGCTCTACGACACGATCCCGCTGTCGGGCGTGCTGCCCGACCAGCAGAACGGCTACGGCACCAGGAGCTTCCTCATGCCCGGCCTGCAGAACGGTGCGCCGGACGGCTTCGCGCTGGTCGACGACATGGGCCAGGTCGTGCAGTTCCTCAGCTACGAGGGCACCTTCACCGCCGCGGACGGCGCGGCGTCGGGCCTGCAGTCGATCGACGTCGGCGTGACCGAGACCAGCGCCACGCCCGCGGGCTTCTCGCTGCAGCTGGTCGGCTCGGGCAGCTCCTACGACGACTTCACCTGGTCGTCGGCCATCGCCGAGACCCCGGACCAGCCCAACACCGGCCAGACCTTCATCGGCGTCTCGGCGGTGGGCGACGTGCCCGGGCGCGGCGCGGTGGCGATCTCCGCGGCCTACCCGAACCCGTTCAACCCGGCCACCAACATCCGCTGGACCCTGGCCCGTCCCGGCCACGTGCGCATCGCCATCTTCAACGTGAAGGGCGAGCTGGTGCGCACGCTGCTCGACGAGAGCCACGCCGCGGGCGAGTTCGAGCTGCGCTGGAACGGCCTCTCCGACGCCGGCCGCATGGCCCCCAGCGGGGCCTACTTCTGCCGCATCGCCGGCGGGGGCCAGGTCGACACGCGGCCGCTGCTGCTGCTGAAGTAG
- a CDS encoding serine/threonine protein kinase, protein MRPVCLPEKYEIIGTLGEGGMGTVYHARDRILDRQVALKVLSDKVADDPQFVQRFTTEARAAASLNHPHIVQIYEFGQTGGGHFLAMELVDGPSLKAELKRRGRFTEAQTIALARQACAALAVAHAANVVHRDIKPDNIMFTRDGRLKLVDLGLAKRLSDDSGHTMTGQSMGTPHFISPEQILGQGEVDARADIYSLGATLYYLATGAVPFEGSSGPHIMSRHLNDPLPDPRLKAPDLGAGFCRVLGRMMAKSTLDRYQTVADVDADLLRLQRGADLGPVGPVASAVEETIFISSPDLASDHDTGIGAPPLPSWDQDELRRMADALARHVGPVAPALVKQACRTASTRAELVDRLADQIPAAAGRDTFRAKCERLAAGGETTLLPTGLDLTQPLPAADPDTGADPGATVAMPTTEITAAGRLDAAVPPVFRLDAATEARVVAALAAHVGPVAKVLVKRELKQARDLGDLATRLGSNVDDAGAQAAFTSLVRGLG, encoded by the coding sequence GTGCGCCCGGTGTGCCTGCCCGAGAAGTACGAGATCATCGGCACCCTCGGCGAGGGGGGCATGGGCACGGTGTACCACGCGCGCGACCGCATCCTCGACCGCCAGGTGGCCCTGAAGGTGCTTTCGGACAAGGTGGCCGACGACCCGCAGTTCGTGCAGCGCTTCACCACCGAGGCGCGGGCCGCGGCCAGCCTGAACCACCCGCACATCGTCCAGATCTACGAGTTCGGCCAGACGGGGGGCGGCCACTTCCTGGCCATGGAGCTCGTCGACGGCCCCAGCCTCAAGGCCGAGCTCAAACGCCGCGGCCGCTTCACCGAGGCCCAGACCATCGCGCTGGCGCGCCAGGCCTGCGCCGCGCTCGCGGTGGCCCACGCGGCCAACGTCGTGCACCGCGACATCAAGCCCGACAACATCATGTTCACCCGCGACGGCCGCCTCAAGCTGGTCGACCTGGGCCTGGCCAAGCGCCTCAGCGACGACAGCGGCCACACCATGACGGGCCAGAGCATGGGCACGCCCCACTTCATCTCGCCCGAGCAGATCCTCGGCCAGGGCGAGGTCGACGCGCGGGCCGACATCTATTCCCTGGGCGCCACCCTCTACTACCTGGCCACCGGTGCGGTGCCCTTCGAGGGCTCGAGCGGTCCGCACATCATGAGCCGCCACCTCAACGACCCGCTGCCCGATCCGCGGCTCAAGGCGCCCGATCTCGGCGCGGGCTTCTGCCGGGTGCTGGGCCGCATGATGGCCAAGTCGACCCTCGATCGCTACCAGACCGTGGCCGACGTCGACGCCGACCTGCTGCGCCTGCAGCGCGGGGCCGACCTGGGGCCGGTGGGGCCCGTCGCCTCGGCCGTCGAGGAGACGATCTTCATCTCGTCGCCCGACCTCGCTTCCGACCACGACACGGGCATCGGCGCGCCGCCCCTGCCCAGCTGGGACCAGGACGAGCTGCGCCGCATGGCCGACGCCCTGGCCCGCCACGTGGGCCCGGTGGCGCCGGCGCTGGTGAAGCAGGCCTGCCGCACCGCGTCCACGCGGGCCGAACTCGTCGACCGCCTGGCCGACCAGATCCCCGCCGCCGCCGGCCGCGACACCTTCCGCGCCAAGTGCGAGCGCCTGGCCGCAGGCGGCGAGACGACCCTCCTGCCCACCGGCCTGGACCTGACCCAGCCCCTGCCCGCCGCCGACCCCGACACCGGCGCCGACCCGGGGGCCACCGTCGCCATGCCCACCACCGAGATCACCGCCGCCGGCCGCCTCGACGCCGCCGTGCCGCCGGTCTTCCGCCTCGACGCCGCCACCGAAGCCCGCGTCGTGGCGGCCCTGGCGGCCCACGTGGGGCCGGTGGCGAAGGTGCTGGTGAAACGGGAGCTGAAGCAGGCACGGGATCTGGGGGACCTGGCCACGCGGCTGGGCAGCAACGTCGACGACGCCGGTGCCCAGGCCGCCTTCACGAGCCTGGTGCGCGGGCTGGGCTGA
- a CDS encoding PD40 domain-containing protein, whose translation MQSGLVLGHYTIEDRLGVGGMGEVWAAVDNRLGRRVALKFLPPAFTADPGRHARFHAEAKALAAFSHPHVAGIHSLEEMDGHHFLVMELVAGADLSERLAAGALSEGRALAIARQIALALEAAHGKGIVHRDLKPANVKVGDDDRVKVLDFGLAKIYQGDDAAAPDPGSLPTVTSEMTVAGSVLGTAAYMSPEQARGKAVDRRTDIWAFGCVLFEMLTGVRAHPGETASDTIAAVLRGEPDWSGLPDGLSPGVRRLLRRCLRKDPTERLHDIADARLEIDAVLGGEDDGATDGPAAGDDAPPARSRRGVVIAAVVGWVAVAALVGLKLGSPAAETPVPARILNLTYSGRDWAPDASPDGKTIAFVSDRDGRTRIWIKQLATGNEAPLTQGADDRPRFSPDGSHILFARDEGFQRDLYRQALLGGNPRRLMSDVVEADWSPDGNQVVFSRMTPVDGNNIVTIGVADIQSGEERIVRTIENRLVYGLRWVPGSRRISFSETSLTGNKMIANVFWLHDLDTGDERTVEATPWTGAFTGPHWSADGSSVLVGQGIDLLSFMSGAPALAMQIDVEAGTSRPLFWSTFRMPRGGWGYTSIDAINDHQVVFDEHEQYSELMIVDLVDGRPAGPARLLTASMGRDRQPVFSPDGTKVLFSSNRAGNIDLWTVDLATREVRQVTDDPAHDWDPAYTPDGRHLLWSSDRGGHMEVWMANADAGNARQVTNDGEDAENPTMTPDGEWVVHSSGASAKIGIWRIRPDGSEASIIAPGANLLPEVSPDGRYALYSVVRSLDFVIKVVEIATGEDVDFEVVIPVLKRDRDVVYGRARWAADGRGIVYIGQSPEGTSGIFWQEFRIGHDTLDTRIPLAGFAERYETESLGVAPDGSAVVFAAQRNRRIVKLVEDVRLVKW comes from the coding sequence ATGCAGAGCGGACTGGTCCTGGGCCACTACACCATCGAGGACCGTCTGGGTGTCGGCGGCATGGGCGAGGTCTGGGCGGCCGTCGACAACCGTCTCGGCCGCCGCGTCGCCCTCAAGTTCCTGCCCCCCGCCTTCACGGCCGACCCCGGCCGCCACGCCCGCTTCCACGCCGAGGCCAAGGCCCTGGCCGCCTTCAGCCACCCCCACGTGGCCGGGATCCACAGCCTCGAGGAGATGGACGGCCATCACTTCCTGGTGATGGAGCTGGTCGCGGGGGCCGACCTGTCCGAACGCCTGGCCGCGGGCGCCCTGTCCGAGGGCCGCGCCCTGGCCATCGCGCGCCAGATCGCCCTGGCCCTGGAGGCCGCCCACGGCAAGGGCATCGTCCACCGCGACCTGAAGCCCGCCAACGTGAAGGTGGGCGACGACGACCGGGTGAAGGTGCTCGACTTCGGCCTGGCCAAGATCTACCAGGGCGACGATGCGGCCGCGCCCGATCCGGGCAGCCTGCCGACCGTCACCTCCGAGATGACGGTGGCCGGGTCGGTGCTGGGCACGGCGGCCTACATGTCGCCCGAGCAGGCCCGCGGCAAGGCCGTCGACCGGCGCACCGACATCTGGGCCTTCGGCTGCGTGCTGTTCGAGATGCTCACCGGCGTGCGGGCCCATCCCGGCGAGACGGCGAGCGACACCATCGCCGCCGTGCTGCGCGGCGAGCCCGACTGGTCGGGCCTGCCGGACGGACTGTCGCCCGGAGTGCGCCGCCTGCTGCGGCGCTGCCTGCGCAAGGACCCGACCGAGCGCCTGCACGACATCGCCGACGCCCGGCTGGAGATCGACGCGGTGCTCGGCGGCGAGGACGACGGGGCGACGGACGGCCCCGCCGCGGGCGACGACGCCCCACCGGCGCGGTCGCGCCGCGGCGTGGTCATCGCGGCGGTCGTCGGCTGGGTCGCGGTGGCCGCCCTCGTCGGGCTGAAGCTGGGCTCGCCGGCGGCGGAGACGCCCGTGCCCGCCCGCATCCTCAACCTGACCTACTCCGGCCGCGACTGGGCGCCCGACGCCTCGCCCGACGGCAAGACGATCGCCTTCGTCTCAGACCGCGACGGCCGCACGCGCATCTGGATCAAGCAGCTGGCCACGGGCAACGAGGCCCCGCTCACGCAGGGCGCCGACGACCGGCCCCGCTTCTCGCCCGACGGCTCGCACATCCTCTTCGCCCGCGACGAGGGCTTCCAGCGCGACCTCTACCGCCAGGCCCTGCTCGGCGGCAACCCGCGGCGCCTGATGAGCGACGTCGTCGAGGCCGACTGGTCGCCCGACGGCAACCAGGTCGTGTTCAGCCGCATGACGCCCGTCGACGGCAACAACATCGTCACCATCGGCGTCGCCGACATCCAGTCCGGCGAGGAGCGCATCGTCCGCACCATCGAGAATCGCCTCGTGTACGGGCTGCGCTGGGTGCCGGGGAGCCGGCGCATCTCCTTCTCCGAGACCTCCCTGACCGGGAACAAGATGATCGCCAACGTCTTCTGGCTGCACGATCTCGACACGGGCGACGAGCGCACCGTCGAGGCCACGCCGTGGACGGGAGCCTTCACCGGCCCGCACTGGTCGGCCGACGGGTCGTCGGTGCTCGTGGGCCAGGGCATCGACCTGCTCAGCTTCATGTCCGGCGCGCCGGCCCTGGCCATGCAGATCGACGTCGAGGCCGGCACGAGTCGTCCCCTGTTCTGGTCGACGTTCCGCATGCCGCGCGGCGGCTGGGGCTACACCTCCATCGACGCCATCAACGACCACCAGGTCGTTTTCGACGAGCACGAGCAGTATTCCGAGCTGATGATCGTCGACCTGGTGGACGGACGCCCGGCCGGCCCGGCCCGGCTGCTCACCGCGAGCATGGGCCGCGACCGCCAGCCCGTCTTCTCGCCCGACGGCACCAAGGTGCTGTTCTCGTCGAACCGGGCGGGCAACATCGACCTCTGGACCGTCGACCTGGCCACGCGCGAGGTGCGCCAGGTGACCGACGATCCGGCCCACGACTGGGATCCGGCCTACACGCCCGACGGGCGGCACCTGCTGTGGAGCTCGGACCGGGGCGGCCACATGGAGGTGTGGATGGCCAACGCCGACGCCGGCAACGCACGCCAGGTGACCAACGACGGCGAGGACGCCGAAAACCCGACCATGACCCCGGACGGCGAGTGGGTCGTCCACTCGAGCGGCGCCAGCGCCAAGATCGGCATCTGGCGCATCCGGCCCGACGGCAGCGAGGCCTCGATCATCGCGCCGGGCGCGAACCTGCTGCCGGAGGTGTCGCCCGACGGGCGCTACGCCCTGTACTCGGTGGTGCGCAGCCTCGACTTCGTGATCAAGGTCGTGGAGATCGCCACGGGCGAGGACGTCGACTTCGAGGTCGTGATCCCGGTGCTGAAGCGCGACCGCGACGTGGTCTACGGACGGGCCCGCTGGGCGGCCGACGGCCGCGGCATCGTCTACATCGGGCAGTCGCCCGAGGGCACCAGCGGCATCTTCTGGCAGGAGTTCCGCATCGGCCACGACACCCTGGACACCCGCATTCCCCTGGCGGGCTTCGCCGAGCGCTACGAGACCGAGTCGCTGGGCGTGGCGCCGGACGGCAGCGCAGTCGTGTTCGCGGCCCAGCGCAACCGGCGGATCGTGAAGCTGGTGGAGGACGTGCGGCTGGTGAAGTGGTAG
- a CDS encoding alpha/beta fold hydrolase, which translates to MPLLPGDEYRPAWPFRNADAGTIIPSALRRVPALPYVRERVELPDGDFVDLDWSRVGAGRTALLCHGLEGNSERPYMRGMARALNAAGWDVAALNLRGCSAEPNRLARFYHNGATDDLRAVVAHLDAPTLALVGFSLGGNLILNYLGEEPATVPDRVAAAIAVSAPVDLAGTAARLVAPRNRIYHDRFLRKLRRKIRAKAAARPGLVDPAGLARVRTLIDFDDLYTAPLHGFADAADYYERCSSGARLPAIRVPTLLLTAADDPLLGAGCFPAEAAGSSAAFHLLVTRWGGHNGFRAPGGVYWSERQAVRFLDRVAPAAADLSNSAP; encoded by the coding sequence TTGCCCCTGCTGCCCGGAGACGAGTACCGGCCCGCGTGGCCGTTCCGCAACGCCGACGCCGGCACCATCATCCCCAGTGCGCTGAGGAGGGTGCCGGCGTTGCCGTACGTCCGCGAACGGGTCGAACTGCCCGACGGCGACTTCGTCGACCTGGACTGGAGCCGCGTCGGCGCCGGCCGCACCGCGCTGCTCTGCCACGGCCTCGAGGGCAACAGCGAGCGTCCCTACATGCGCGGCATGGCGCGGGCCCTGAACGCGGCCGGCTGGGACGTGGCCGCGCTGAACCTCCGCGGTTGCAGCGCCGAGCCCAACCGGCTGGCGCGCTTCTACCACAACGGCGCCACCGACGACCTGCGGGCCGTGGTCGCCCATCTCGACGCGCCGACGCTCGCCCTGGTCGGCTTCAGCCTCGGGGGCAACCTCATCCTGAACTATCTCGGCGAGGAGCCGGCCACCGTGCCGGACCGCGTCGCGGCGGCCATCGCCGTCTCGGCGCCGGTCGACCTGGCCGGCACCGCCGCGCGTCTCGTCGCGCCGCGCAACCGGATCTACCACGACCGCTTCCTGCGCAAGCTGCGGCGGAAGATCCGGGCCAAGGCCGCCGCCCGCCCGGGTCTGGTCGATCCCGCGGGCCTCGCGCGCGTGCGCACCCTCATCGACTTCGACGACCTCTACACCGCGCCGCTCCACGGCTTCGCCGATGCCGCCGACTACTACGAGCGCTGCTCCTCGGGCGCCCGCCTGCCCGCCATCCGGGTGCCGACCCTGCTGCTGACCGCCGCCGACGACCCGCTGCTGGGCGCCGGGTGCTTTCCCGCCGAGGCGGCCGGATCGTCCGCCGCCTTCCACCTCCTGGTCACCCGCTGGGGCGGCCACAACGGGTTCCGCGCACCGGGCGGCGTCTACTGGTCGGAACGGCAGGCGGTCCGCTTCCTGGACCGGGTCGCCCCCGCCGCGGCCGACTTGTCGAATTCCGCGCCTTGA
- a CDS encoding DUF3365 domain-containing protein yields MKLHAKLNLILVVTFALGLVPAGYVLRGQLRANARDQVVANARIMMETAMAMRSYTVQQVKPLLADQLDRTFLPQTVPAYSATEIFNTLRESNPDYTYKEATLNPTNPRNRAVDWETDLVNEFRRDAQTAELVGERDTPLGPALYLSHPIRVSDAACLSCHTTPAAAPPSMLALYGENNGFGWKMNETIGAQIVQVPMTTPIAMADDAFRTLMLTLVGIFVVVLLLLNVLLQLLVVRPIRRLAQMADAVSRGDLEADEVRLGGGDELGVLADSFNRMRISLVKALGLLGED; encoded by the coding sequence ATGAAGCTGCACGCGAAGCTCAATCTCATCCTGGTGGTGACGTTTGCCCTGGGCCTGGTGCCCGCCGGCTACGTGCTGCGCGGCCAGTTGCGGGCCAACGCCCGCGACCAGGTCGTGGCCAACGCCCGCATCATGATGGAAACGGCCATGGCCATGCGCAGCTACACCGTCCAGCAGGTCAAGCCGCTCCTCGCCGACCAGCTCGACCGCACCTTCCTGCCCCAGACGGTGCCCGCCTACTCGGCGACGGAGATCTTCAACACGCTGCGCGAGAGCAATCCCGACTACACCTACAAGGAAGCCACGCTCAACCCGACCAACCCGCGCAACCGGGCCGTCGACTGGGAGACCGACCTGGTCAACGAGTTCCGCCGCGACGCGCAGACGGCCGAACTGGTGGGCGAGCGCGACACGCCCCTCGGTCCGGCGCTGTACCTCAGCCACCCCATCCGGGTCAGCGACGCGGCGTGCCTCTCCTGCCACACGACGCCGGCCGCCGCGCCGCCGTCCATGCTGGCCCTGTACGGCGAGAACAACGGCTTCGGCTGGAAGATGAACGAGACCATCGGCGCCCAGATCGTGCAGGTGCCCATGACGACTCCCATCGCCATGGCCGACGACGCCTTCCGCACCCTCATGCTCACCCTGGTGGGCATCTTCGTGGTCGTGCTGCTGCTGCTGAACGTGCTGCTGCAGCTGCTCGTGGTGCGGCCGATCCGGCGCCTGGCGCAGATGGCCGACGCCGTCAGCCGCGGCGACCTGGAGGCCGACGAGGTGCGCCTCGGCGGCGGCGACGAGTTGGGCGTGCTGGCCGATTCGTTCAACCGCATGCGCATCAGCCTGGTGAAGGCCCTCGGCCTGCTCGGGGAGGACTGA
- a CDS encoding PAS domain-containing protein, protein MGDGHDRAAEIARLQAEIAALRSRVADRDAAAELGMLFDHMFEGIQIIDRDFRYVYLNRTAAEHGRRPVAELVGRRMEEAYPGIEQTEVHRVIGRCLAERKADRLLNRFEFPDGSAGWFDLRLSPVELGVLILSVDVTRERAALAELERSQADLATTLACMADAVITTGTDGLVTSLNPAAVALCRCTPAQAVGRPLADTVRIEARPGHPAPADPAAGLLAGELAPGSLGEFDLVAGDGGRTAVDATGALLRGTDGVVGGVVLVFRDMTAELALTRRLEEGQRLESVGRLAGGIAHDFNNMLTVIGGYCSMAAAEGPGGVVGEGLEEIGKAAARATELTRQLLAFSRRQVLQPRVLDLNGIVEDLDRMLRRTLGEDVDLVTVLADDLGPVEVDPVQVEQVVVNLALNARDAMPAGGQLTIETRNVELDAAYAREHAEVEPGPHVLLAVSDTGEGIPPEVMPHLFEPFFSTKALGKGTGLGLATVYGVVRQSGGHIWAYSEPGHGSTFKLYFPRAGAPVAPRRAEPARGPEVGGDETILLVEDEHAVRRLIKRVLAGAGYEVLTAGRAEEALELCRAHGDRIGLLLTDVVLPGRGGRELAEAVQAGWPHVRIVYMSGYTDNAIVHRGVLDAGTAFIAKPIRPTDLLRSLRGYLDAPPPHA, encoded by the coding sequence ATGGGTGACGGCCACGACAGGGCTGCGGAGATCGCCCGCCTGCAGGCGGAAATCGCCGCCTTGAGGTCCCGCGTGGCCGACCGCGACGCCGCCGCCGAGTTGGGCATGCTCTTCGATCACATGTTCGAGGGCATCCAGATCATCGACCGCGATTTCCGCTACGTCTATCTCAACCGCACCGCCGCCGAGCACGGCCGCCGGCCCGTGGCCGAACTGGTCGGCCGGCGCATGGAAGAGGCCTATCCGGGCATCGAACAGACCGAGGTCCACCGCGTCATCGGGCGCTGCCTGGCCGAACGGAAGGCCGACCGCCTGCTCAACCGTTTCGAGTTTCCCGACGGCTCCGCCGGCTGGTTCGATCTGCGCCTGTCGCCGGTCGAACTGGGCGTGCTGATCCTCTCGGTCGACGTCACCCGCGAGCGGGCGGCCCTCGCCGAGCTCGAGCGTTCGCAGGCCGACCTCGCGACCACCCTCGCCTGCATGGCCGACGCCGTGATCACCACCGGCACCGACGGCCTGGTCACCTCCCTCAACCCGGCCGCGGTGGCCCTCTGCCGCTGCACCCCGGCGCAGGCCGTGGGCCGTCCGCTGGCCGACACGGTGCGGATCGAGGCCCGCCCCGGCCATCCGGCCCCCGCCGATCCGGCGGCCGGCCTGCTCGCCGGCGAGCTGGCGCCGGGATCCCTCGGCGAGTTCGATCTCGTCGCCGGTGACGGCGGGCGCACGGCCGTCGACGCCACCGGGGCCCTGCTGCGCGGCACCGACGGGGTGGTCGGCGGCGTCGTGCTCGTCTTCCGCGACATGACCGCCGAACTGGCCCTCACGCGTCGTCTCGAGGAGGGGCAGCGGCTCGAGAGCGTGGGGCGTCTCGCCGGCGGCATCGCCCACGACTTCAACAACATGCTCACGGTCATCGGCGGCTACTGCAGCATGGCCGCCGCCGAAGGGCCCGGCGGCGTCGTCGGCGAGGGGCTCGAGGAGATCGGCAAGGCCGCCGCCCGGGCCACCGAGCTGACCCGGCAGCTGCTGGCCTTCAGCCGCCGCCAGGTGCTGCAGCCGCGCGTGCTCGACCTGAACGGCATCGTCGAAGACCTCGACCGCATGCTGCGCCGCACCCTGGGCGAGGACGTCGACCTGGTCACCGTCCTGGCCGACGATCTCGGCCCGGTCGAGGTCGACCCGGTGCAGGTGGAGCAGGTCGTCGTCAACCTGGCCCTGAACGCGCGCGACGCCATGCCGGCCGGGGGGCAGCTCACCATCGAGACGCGGAACGTCGAGCTCGACGCCGCCTACGCCCGCGAGCACGCCGAGGTCGAGCCGGGGCCGCACGTTCTGCTCGCCGTGTCGGACACGGGCGAGGGCATCCCGCCCGAGGTGATGCCGCACCTCTTCGAGCCGTTCTTCTCGACGAAGGCCCTGGGCAAGGGCACGGGGCTCGGCCTGGCCACGGTGTACGGCGTCGTCCGGCAGTCGGGCGGGCACATCTGGGCCTACAGCGAGCCGGGCCACGGCAGCACCTTCAAGCTGTACTTCCCGCGGGCGGGGGCGCCGGTCGCGCCCCGTCGGGCGGAGCCCGCCCGGGGCCCCGAGGTCGGCGGCGACGAGACGATCCTGCTGGTCGAGGACGAGCACGCGGTGCGGCGGCTGATCAAGCGCGTCCTGGCCGGCGCGGGCTACGAGGTGCTGACCGCCGGTCGCGCCGAGGAGGCGCTGGAGCTGTGCCGGGCCCACGGCGACCGGATCGGCCTGCTGCTGACCGACGTGGTCCTGCCCGGGCGCGGCGGCCGCGAACTGGCCGAGGCGGTCCAGGCCGGCTGGCCGCACGTCCGCATCGTCTACATGTCGGGCTACACCGACAACGCCATCGTGCACCGGGGCGTCCTCGACGCCGGCACGGCCTTCATCGCCAAACCGATCCGCCCCACCGACCTGCTGCGCAGCCTGCGCGGCTATCTCGACGCCCCGCCGCCCCACGCTTGA
- a CDS encoding class I SAM-dependent methyltransferase translates to MRCAMCQTDLSAPAAPAAGADPYRRCSHCGGVFLDPYPAVQSNVVFEGPEGVARQAEIEAGRRAYFARHLVRIERRMDATVQNWRLLEIGCGSGVLLSLARERGWRADAIELSPELVACARAANPDAEITCGDITDPTVGRADYDAVLALDVIEHVLAPDDLLRNCGAHLRRGGLLLLQTPNAEGLRHRLEGPRWDMRDPRQHVNLYTARGLVGALGRTGYEVVSLGTISGTGLEAGWRRVAARVKEGVLDQLRLGNALVVVGRRK, encoded by the coding sequence GTGCGTTGCGCCATGTGCCAGACGGACCTCTCCGCCCCGGCGGCTCCGGCCGCCGGGGCGGACCCCTACCGGCGCTGCAGCCACTGCGGCGGCGTCTTCCTCGACCCCTATCCGGCCGTCCAGTCCAACGTCGTCTTCGAAGGCCCCGAGGGCGTCGCCCGCCAGGCCGAGATCGAGGCGGGCCGGCGCGCCTACTTCGCCCGCCACCTGGTCCGCATCGAGCGCCGCATGGACGCGACGGTGCAGAACTGGCGCCTGCTGGAGATCGGCTGCGGCTCGGGCGTGCTGCTCTCCCTGGCCCGCGAGCGGGGGTGGCGCGCCGATGCCATCGAACTCTCGCCCGAGCTGGTCGCCTGCGCCCGCGCGGCCAACCCCGACGCCGAGATCACCTGCGGCGACATCACCGACCCCACCGTCGGCCGGGCCGACTACGACGCCGTCCTGGCCCTCGACGTCATCGAGCACGTGCTCGCCCCCGACGACCTGCTGCGCAACTGCGGCGCCCACCTGCGGCGCGGCGGTCTCCTGCTGTTGCAGACCCCCAACGCCGAGGGCCTGCGGCACCGGCTCGAGGGACCGCGCTGGGACATGCGGGATCCGCGGCAGCACGTGAACCTCTACACGGCTCGCGGCCTGGTCGGGGCCCTCGGGCGCACGGGCTACGAGGTCGTGAGCCTCGGCACCATCAGCGGCACGGGCCTGGAGGCGGGGTGGCGGCGCGTGGCGGCCCGGGTGAAGGAGGGGGTCCTCGACCAGCTGCGGCTGGGCAACGCCCTGGTCGTGGTCGGTCGCCGGAAGTAG